The Natrinema salaciae genome contains a region encoding:
- the btuC gene encoding vitamin B12 ABC transporter permease BtuC has protein sequence MKRSVRTAVWSTGLALLLVAVVIGSAALGPVRIEPLTVAMAILNGIVVPTGLESGTATVPYIGWSVPVPGLEYSSVFSFSIDGTHQFIVVQMRLPRIVLAATVGFALAAAGTVMQGFFRNPLADPSIIGVSSGGAAGAVAAIAFPALVPFGSLHLAAFVGALTTAFLVYAIATDGGRTPVATLLLAGVAVQAFLGAMISYMLIHSGDGLREAVVWLMGSLRDRSWSDVTFALPVTLLGGLVLATYARELNVLLLGEEDAHHLGVEVERTKLLLLALASIVTAAGVAVTGVIGFVGLVVPHIMRLLVGPDHRILFPTSALAGASFLVVADTVARWPTGPTEVPVGIVTAALGAPFFLFLLTHREVHSL, from the coding sequence ATGAAGCGATCGGTCCGAACAGCGGTGTGGTCGACGGGTCTCGCCCTCTTGCTCGTCGCCGTCGTCATCGGCAGCGCTGCGCTCGGACCGGTCAGAATCGAACCGCTAACGGTCGCGATGGCGATCCTCAACGGGATCGTCGTTCCGACCGGGCTCGAGAGCGGCACGGCCACCGTCCCCTACATCGGCTGGTCGGTACCAGTCCCGGGCCTCGAGTACTCGTCGGTGTTCTCGTTTTCGATCGACGGAACGCACCAGTTCATCGTGGTACAGATGCGACTGCCGCGGATCGTACTCGCGGCGACCGTCGGGTTCGCGCTCGCCGCTGCGGGGACGGTGATGCAGGGGTTCTTTCGCAACCCGCTCGCAGATCCCTCGATCATCGGCGTTTCGTCCGGCGGTGCGGCCGGTGCAGTCGCAGCGATCGCGTTTCCCGCCCTCGTTCCGTTCGGTAGCCTTCATCTCGCCGCGTTCGTCGGCGCGTTGACGACGGCGTTTCTCGTCTACGCCATTGCCACCGACGGCGGACGGACGCCGGTCGCGACGCTGTTGCTTGCGGGCGTCGCCGTGCAGGCGTTTCTCGGTGCCATGATTTCGTACATGCTCATCCACAGCGGCGACGGGCTCCGGGAGGCCGTCGTCTGGCTGATGGGGAGTCTGAGAGACCGCAGCTGGAGCGACGTCACGTTCGCACTGCCGGTGACACTCCTCGGTGGTCTCGTCCTGGCGACGTACGCGCGCGAACTCAATGTGCTCCTACTCGGCGAGGAGGACGCTCACCACCTCGGCGTCGAAGTCGAGCGAACGAAACTGCTCTTGCTCGCACTGGCAAGTATCGTCACCGCTGCGGGCGTCGCCGTCACGGGCGTTATCGGCTTCGTTGGCCTCGTTGTCCCCCACATCATGCGGCTGCTCGTCGGCCCCGATCACCGGATCCTGTTTCCGACGAGTGCCCTCGCAGGTGCCTCGTTTCTCGTCGTTGCCGATACGGTCGCGAGATGGCCGACCGGACCGACCGAAGTCCCGGTCGGCATCGTTACGGCAGCGCTCGGTGCGCCGTTTTTCCTGTTCTTGCTCACCCACCGGGAGGTACACTCGCTATGA
- a CDS encoding BolA family protein gives MQPATVEEIIESNLEDADATVTHARDEHDEDHLAATVVSPVFEGLPLVQQHQAVYDALGDHMTTDIHALEVSTYTPEEYEDLEADR, from the coding sequence ATGCAACCAGCTACCGTCGAGGAGATCATCGAATCGAATCTCGAGGACGCCGACGCGACGGTCACCCACGCACGCGACGAGCACGACGAGGACCACCTCGCCGCGACCGTCGTCTCCCCGGTCTTCGAGGGGCTGCCGCTGGTCCAGCAACACCAGGCGGTGTACGACGCGCTCGGCGATCACATGACGACCGACATCCACGCCCTCGAGGTATCGACGTACACGCCCGAGGAGTACGAGGATCTCGAAGCCGACCGGTAA
- a CDS encoding DUF6517 family protein produces the protein MNRRRFIGALAVGGVGAVAGCLSDTEATTFSAAPARVSEDAAAEAGYEYRGTKRWIDETDVGGETVEVTSYCSVYDRSIDLPAEQFGEEPLRAGAFGVFAAPQVSVSGEEFDPLGEFSNRQLAERAQNHYADLEIVRAVGGRALEALGERFSLQSYEGTATLQETYEIGVVLDTIQRTHEGDYVALAAVYPTDDVLSGASEEGRIDTLIRGLVQYDDLEVEIVEDDDTDGSGD, from the coding sequence ATGAATCGACGGCGGTTTATCGGCGCACTCGCGGTCGGCGGCGTCGGCGCGGTCGCCGGCTGCCTCAGCGATACCGAGGCGACGACGTTTTCGGCGGCCCCGGCGCGCGTCTCCGAGGACGCGGCGGCGGAAGCCGGCTACGAGTACCGGGGGACGAAGAGATGGATCGACGAGACTGACGTTGGCGGCGAGACGGTCGAGGTGACGAGCTACTGTAGCGTCTACGACCGGTCGATCGACCTCCCGGCCGAGCAGTTCGGCGAGGAGCCGCTTCGAGCCGGTGCGTTCGGCGTGTTCGCGGCGCCGCAAGTCAGCGTCAGCGGCGAGGAGTTCGACCCCCTCGGCGAGTTCTCGAACAGACAGCTCGCGGAACGCGCCCAGAACCACTACGCGGACCTCGAGATCGTTCGCGCCGTCGGCGGCCGCGCGCTCGAGGCACTGGGCGAACGGTTTTCGCTCCAGTCGTACGAGGGGACGGCCACGCTACAGGAAACGTACGAGATCGGCGTCGTCCTCGACACCATCCAGCGAACGCACGAGGGCGATTACGTCGCGCTCGCCGCCGTCTACCCAACCGACGACGTTCTCTCGGGTGCGTCGGAGGAGGGCCGAATCGACACGCTGATTCGGGGGCTCGTCCAGTACGACGACCTCGAGGTCGAGATCGTCGAGGACGACGATACCGACGGGAGCGGCGACTAG
- the cysS gene encoding cysteine--tRNA ligase, which translates to MTLHVTNTLTGAKEPFEPRDPENVLLYYCGLTVSDPPHLGHARSWVHVDVMHRWLESLGYDVRHVENFTDVNEKIVARVGEDELGESESAVAETYIQRTIDDMRSLNLLRAEVYPRVSEHVPEIVDLVETLIEKGYAYESNGSVYFDVTRFDEYGKLSNQELDEIESQGDPDERSEKRNPADFALWKAGGVDPDAVAEHRHEGVDHGGDPPAGLTWDSPWGEGRPGWHIECSAMSMTHLDETLDIHVGGRDLVFPHHENEIAQSEAATGQEFAKYWLHCELFQMDEEKMSSSLGNFVTVAEAIDRWGTNVVRTFLTAGSYNSTQLYADETIAEAEERWGQLERGYEAAVEALDSPAASSKTEDESLRDEVDGAREAFATAMNDDFNTREAQSALLSIATAINRHLESAAGESGRDAETGGYDYRGLKRAVDALEELGGVLGFSFTGETTGSAALAGDVVDLVLDVREREREAGNYDRADELRDELEALGIEVQDTDDGPTYRLPSSE; encoded by the coding sequence ATGACCCTGCACGTGACGAACACGTTGACGGGCGCAAAAGAGCCGTTCGAGCCACGGGACCCCGAGAACGTTCTCCTCTACTACTGTGGCCTGACGGTTTCGGACCCGCCACACCTGGGCCACGCGCGGTCGTGGGTCCACGTCGACGTCATGCACCGCTGGCTCGAGTCCCTCGGCTACGACGTGCGTCACGTCGAGAACTTCACCGACGTCAACGAGAAGATCGTCGCCCGCGTCGGCGAGGACGAGTTGGGCGAGAGCGAATCCGCGGTCGCCGAGACCTACATCCAGCGGACGATCGACGACATGCGTTCGCTGAACCTCCTGCGCGCGGAGGTCTACCCGCGGGTGTCCGAGCACGTTCCCGAGATCGTCGACCTCGTCGAGACGCTGATCGAGAAGGGGTACGCCTACGAGTCCAACGGCTCCGTGTACTTCGACGTGACCCGCTTCGACGAGTACGGAAAGCTCTCGAACCAGGAACTCGACGAGATCGAGTCCCAGGGCGATCCCGACGAGCGCTCGGAGAAACGTAATCCGGCGGACTTCGCGCTCTGGAAGGCGGGGGGCGTCGATCCCGACGCGGTCGCGGAGCACCGCCACGAGGGCGTCGACCACGGCGGCGATCCGCCGGCGGGCCTGACCTGGGACTCGCCGTGGGGCGAGGGCCGTCCCGGCTGGCACATCGAGTGCTCGGCGATGAGCATGACCCACCTGGACGAAACCTTGGATATCCACGTCGGGGGTCGAGATCTGGTCTTCCCACACCACGAAAACGAGATCGCCCAGTCCGAAGCCGCAACCGGCCAGGAGTTCGCGAAGTACTGGCTCCACTGCGAACTGTTCCAGATGGACGAAGAGAAGATGTCCTCGAGCCTGGGCAACTTCGTCACGGTCGCGGAAGCGATCGATCGCTGGGGGACGAACGTCGTGCGAACGTTCCTGACCGCCGGTTCGTACAACAGCACGCAGCTCTACGCCGACGAGACGATCGCCGAGGCCGAAGAGCGATGGGGGCAGCTCGAGCGCGGCTACGAGGCGGCCGTCGAGGCGCTGGATTCGCCGGCGGCGAGTTCGAAGACCGAAGACGAGTCGCTCCGTGACGAGGTCGACGGCGCACGCGAGGCGTTCGCGACCGCGATGAACGACGACTTCAACACACGAGAGGCCCAGTCCGCGCTGCTATCGATCGCGACGGCGATCAACCGACACCTCGAGAGCGCGGCCGGCGAGAGCGGACGCGACGCCGAAACGGGCGGCTACGACTATCGCGGGCTCAAGCGGGCGGTCGACGCGCTCGAGGAACTGGGCGGCGTGCTCGGATTCTCCTTTACCGGCGAGACGACCGGTTCGGCTGCACTCGCGGGCGACGTCGTGGACCTCGTCCTCGACGTGCGAGAGCGCGAGCGCGAGGCCGGCAACTACGACCGGGCCGACGAACTGCGCGACGAACTCGAGGCGCTGGGAATCGAAGTGCAGGACACGGACGACGGGCCGACGTATCGACTCCCGTCAAGCGAGTGA
- the srp19 gene encoding signal recognition particle subunit SRP19: MVENVIWPAYLDAALSRAEGRRVAEDLAVEEPTVDEIAKAVQQIGYDATIERDKAYSREPWADRGRVVVRGADDSTKNDLVQAVAAYVVAMRE; encoded by the coding sequence ATGGTCGAGAACGTCATCTGGCCCGCCTATCTCGATGCGGCCCTCTCGCGGGCCGAGGGACGGCGCGTGGCCGAGGATCTGGCGGTCGAGGAACCGACGGTCGACGAGATCGCGAAAGCCGTCCAGCAGATCGGGTACGACGCCACGATCGAGCGGGACAAAGCCTACTCGCGGGAGCCGTGGGCCGACCGCGGTCGGGTCGTCGTCCGAGGGGCCGACGACTCAACGAAAAACGACCTCGTCCAGGCCGTCGCGGCGTACGTCGTCGCGATGCGCGAGTGA
- a CDS encoding DUF7523 family protein, which produces MSLAAETRRAVDRHPFLRTALQAGVVNYTAAARYLAVDGETDAIATALRRYADELPAYETESRDVRVRMESGIGPIEAESPENDGLLAVGGTAFGPCGGDRTAIVATGDVDTAALTAVMAHLSVEELSPSAASIADGTLVVVVDRLEGANALRAVEDALERVGVRPE; this is translated from the coding sequence ATGTCACTGGCAGCCGAAACCCGCCGGGCGGTCGACCGCCACCCCTTCCTGCGGACTGCCCTCCAGGCCGGCGTCGTCAACTACACTGCGGCGGCTCGCTACCTGGCGGTCGACGGGGAAACGGACGCGATCGCGACGGCGCTGCGCCGGTACGCCGACGAGTTGCCGGCGTACGAGACCGAGTCACGAGATGTCCGGGTACGGATGGAAAGCGGGATCGGTCCGATCGAGGCGGAGAGCCCGGAAAACGACGGTCTCCTCGCCGTCGGTGGCACGGCCTTCGGTCCGTGCGGCGGCGACCGGACGGCGATCGTCGCGACCGGCGACGTGGATACGGCCGCGCTGACCGCAGTGATGGCGCATCTCTCGGTCGAGGAGCTCTCGCCGAGCGCAGCGAGTATCGCCGACGGGACGTTGGTGGTCGTCGTCGATCGACTCGAGGGGGCGAACGCGCTGCGGGCCGTCGAGGACGCGCTCGAGCGGGTCGGCGTACGGCCGGAGTGA
- a CDS encoding sensor histidine kinase has product MKRSNSFVTAGFDALPARIAILDDEGEIVYTNESWDAFGVEQGQSGNAGGIGRNYLAVCDGSDDPDATEAARGIRAVAAGECEAFTLEYPCHTPEGDHWFTMEATPYDHDGDEYVLVMHVDITERYRLEQRTQEQADRMESFAKLLSHDLRNPLSVGLARAEALELDDAVDLEETDGDRSALRSSLERMESIIDDALVLVTTDRVEETESIPLATAVETAWTNVRTGSASVSVSDDVAIRANASLASHLFENLFRNAVEHAGDDVAVEIGVLETESGADAAGDPSTGGERLERSSADWRTERSVLDGFYVEDDGPGIPVAARDQVFESGYSADGGSGLGLAIVREVADAHDWSITVTAGRDGGARFELRGVSMGAL; this is encoded by the coding sequence ATGAAACGGTCGAATTCGTTCGTCACCGCCGGGTTCGACGCCCTGCCGGCACGCATCGCTATCCTCGACGACGAGGGCGAGATCGTCTACACGAACGAGTCGTGGGACGCGTTCGGGGTCGAACAGGGACAGTCCGGGAACGCGGGCGGCATCGGACGAAACTACCTCGCGGTCTGCGACGGCAGCGACGATCCCGACGCAACGGAAGCGGCACGCGGGATCCGGGCCGTCGCGGCCGGCGAGTGCGAAGCGTTCACGCTCGAGTACCCCTGCCACACGCCGGAGGGGGACCACTGGTTCACGATGGAAGCGACGCCGTACGACCACGACGGCGACGAGTACGTCCTCGTCATGCACGTCGACATCACCGAGCGATACCGACTCGAGCAGCGAACGCAGGAACAGGCCGACCGGATGGAGTCGTTCGCGAAACTGCTCTCGCACGATCTGCGGAACCCGCTGTCGGTCGGACTGGCCCGCGCGGAGGCCCTCGAGTTGGACGACGCCGTCGACCTCGAGGAAACGGACGGCGATCGGAGCGCGCTGCGCTCGTCGCTCGAGCGTATGGAGTCGATCATCGACGACGCGCTCGTGCTCGTGACGACCGACCGCGTCGAGGAGACCGAATCCATTCCGCTCGCGACCGCGGTCGAAACCGCGTGGACGAACGTCCGGACCGGATCGGCGAGCGTGTCGGTCTCCGACGACGTCGCGATCCGCGCGAACGCCTCGCTCGCGAGCCACCTCTTCGAGAACCTCTTTCGGAATGCCGTCGAGCACGCGGGCGACGACGTCGCCGTCGAGATCGGGGTGCTCGAGACGGAATCCGGAGCCGACGCGGCCGGTGATCCATCGACCGGTGGGGAGAGACTCGAGCGGTCGAGTGCCGACTGGCGGACCGAACGGTCCGTACTCGACGGGTTCTACGTCGAAGACGACGGCCCCGGCATTCCCGTCGCGGCTCGCGATCAGGTGTTCGAGTCGGGATACTCGGCGGACGGCGGCTCCGGGCTCGGGCTCGCGATCGTCCGCGAGGTGGCCGACGCACACGACTGGTCGATCACGGTGACGGCGGGCCGCGACGGCGGCGCGCGGTTCGAACTGCGGGGCGTCTCGATGGGTGCACTCTAG
- a CDS encoding NifU family protein: MSESDQEQSPEDVVREEISLFLRRNFPQIEMHGGDSSITDVDLDDRRVSINLTGACSGCGVSPMTTQAIQQRLPSEIDAIDHVTVSTGLDGLAEESSSGRDVPPDVPF, from the coding sequence ATGAGTGAGTCCGATCAGGAGCAGTCCCCCGAGGACGTCGTCAGGGAGGAAATATCCCTGTTCCTCAGACGAAACTTTCCCCAGATCGAGATGCACGGCGGCGACTCGTCGATTACCGACGTCGATCTGGACGACCGCCGCGTCTCGATCAATCTCACCGGGGCGTGCAGCGGCTGCGGCGTCAGCCCGATGACGACCCAGGCGATCCAGCAGCGCCTCCCGTCCGAGATCGACGCCATCGATCACGTCACCGTCAGTACCGGGCTCGACGGGCTGGCCGAAGAGAGTTCCTCGGGCCGGGACGTTCCGCCCGACGTGCCGTTCTGA
- a CDS encoding cupredoxin domain-containing protein, producing the protein MTGTKQTRRTALRLLGATAATIGLSSSGSAQENESADGVGDHDHSDHDHDDDHGGGNERTLGETDRQPIILAGRTAYWYGIAPEEIEGEENPTLNLADGQEYDLVWINVDGAEHELRVESEDGKDLEASDSSETAGEVVVLTFEASEDAAEYYCEYHPETMRGGVEFDGGFDLSPNGNGSDGGNETARESETETGDGETGY; encoded by the coding sequence ATGACCGGCACCAAGCAAACGCGACGAACCGCGCTCAGACTCCTCGGAGCGACGGCAGCGACCATCGGGCTGTCGTCGTCGGGATCCGCTCAGGAAAACGAGTCCGCGGACGGCGTCGGAGACCACGATCACAGCGACCACGACCACGACGACGATCACGGTGGCGGGAACGAGCGCACACTCGGGGAGACCGACCGGCAGCCGATCATCCTCGCCGGTCGAACCGCGTACTGGTACGGGATCGCCCCCGAAGAGATCGAAGGCGAGGAGAACCCGACGCTGAACCTCGCGGACGGGCAGGAGTACGACCTCGTCTGGATCAACGTCGACGGCGCGGAGCACGAGTTGCGCGTCGAATCCGAGGACGGCAAGGACCTCGAGGCATCCGACTCGTCGGAGACGGCGGGCGAAGTGGTGGTGCTGACGTTCGAGGCGAGCGAGGACGCCGCCGAGTACTACTGCGAGTACCATCCCGAAACGATGCGCGGCGGCGTCGAGTTCGACGGCGGGTTCGATCTCTCACCGAACGGGAACGGCAGCGATGGCGGGAACGAAACGGCACGGGAATCGGAAACCGAAACGGGCGACGGAGAGACCGGCTACTGA
- a CDS encoding PGF-CTERM-anchored ABC transporter substrate-binding protein produces the protein MRQQLLVLLTVLLTVSAIGPVAAGANAATGTGVQDSGAQCEYPLTMTDATGEEVTIESEPDSIVTLYPGDAQLAYSIGAEDKVVGMPVSQYTESLDAGDRTDITGDDGVTPVAEEIVALDPDIVLAGNIALYNQDLLETLEEAGITVVVLDTANSLDDVRENVRVTGQVTGDCESAEETVDWMDERLEVFENALENESAPLAYYDGGEDGDTHGTETFQHDVMTTAGLENLAAAVGESGWVQLNSEVVVDEDPEWIVYPDRTDAPPTAEHLQETTAVQEDNIVAVDDNAMSQPGPDVVYAIEAIVEEVHPEIYSEIEGDLEAVDEAYSDDGNETENESDGGESGESAIPGFGVPAALAALLALAGLVARRR, from the coding sequence ATGCGACAACAGCTACTCGTTCTACTGACTGTTTTGCTAACAGTTTCTGCGATCGGTCCCGTCGCGGCCGGCGCGAACGCCGCGACCGGAACCGGCGTACAGGACTCGGGGGCACAGTGTGAGTATCCGCTGACGATGACCGACGCGACCGGTGAGGAGGTCACCATCGAGAGCGAACCCGACTCGATCGTGACGCTCTATCCGGGCGACGCACAACTCGCCTACTCCATCGGTGCCGAGGACAAAGTCGTCGGAATGCCCGTCAGCCAATACACCGAGTCACTCGACGCCGGTGACCGAACCGATATCACCGGTGACGACGGGGTAACGCCCGTCGCCGAGGAGATCGTCGCGCTCGATCCGGACATCGTCCTCGCCGGGAACATCGCTCTGTACAATCAGGATCTCCTCGAGACGCTCGAGGAAGCCGGTATCACGGTCGTCGTCCTCGATACCGCAAACTCCCTCGACGACGTCCGCGAGAACGTCCGCGTGACCGGTCAGGTGACCGGCGACTGCGAAAGCGCCGAGGAGACGGTCGACTGGATGGACGAGCGACTCGAGGTTTTCGAGAACGCACTCGAGAACGAGTCCGCGCCGCTCGCGTACTACGACGGCGGCGAAGACGGAGATACCCACGGAACGGAGACGTTCCAACACGACGTGATGACCACCGCGGGACTGGAAAACCTGGCCGCAGCAGTCGGCGAGAGCGGCTGGGTCCAGCTCAACTCGGAGGTCGTCGTCGACGAGGATCCCGAGTGGATCGTCTATCCCGACCGGACGGATGCCCCACCGACGGCGGAGCATCTTCAGGAGACGACCGCCGTTCAGGAGGACAACATCGTTGCGGTCGACGACAACGCGATGAGTCAGCCCGGTCCCGACGTCGTCTACGCGATCGAAGCGATCGTCGAGGAGGTCCATCCCGAGATCTACAGCGAGATCGAAGGCGATCTCGAGGCGGTCGACGAAGCGTACAGTGACGACGGAAACGAGACGGAAAACGAATCGGACGGCGGTGAGAGCGGTGAAAGCGCCATTCCCGGATTCGGCGTTCCCGCTGCGCTAGCCGCCCTTCTGGCCCTCGCCGGTCTCGTCGCCCGTCGACGATAA
- a CDS encoding presenilin family intramembrane aspartyl protease PSH, with the protein MNDRTRILAAVGVTVLLFLGVQLGALALIEPFTESERQAVENPEDPTNSILYVGVMLVATGLMLAAFKYDLDHLIRLLLVGVSVMISWYVFAELVPPLVEPMVSGGVADALAIAASLAVGAALLWYPEWYVIDSAGVLMGAGAAALFGISFGLLPALLLLSVLAVYDAISVYGTEHMLDLAEGVMDLKIPVVLVVPTTLSYSYLAADSTDDVLEDGGAETAVDDDATANADPETGTSDDAETEALERDALFIGLGDAVIPTILVASAAAFLEVDPLAVPGLALNLPALGAAFGTIAGLLVLMYMVLEGRAHAGLPLLNGGAIGGYLLGALASGLSLATAIGL; encoded by the coding sequence ATGAACGACCGGACCCGGATCCTCGCCGCCGTCGGCGTGACGGTCCTCCTGTTTCTCGGCGTCCAGCTCGGTGCGCTGGCGCTGATCGAGCCGTTCACCGAGTCGGAACGCCAGGCAGTCGAGAACCCCGAGGACCCGACCAACAGTATCCTCTACGTCGGGGTCATGCTCGTCGCGACCGGGCTCATGCTCGCGGCGTTCAAGTACGACCTCGACCACCTCATCAGGCTCCTGCTCGTCGGCGTCAGCGTGATGATCTCGTGGTACGTCTTCGCCGAACTCGTCCCGCCGCTGGTCGAACCGATGGTCTCGGGCGGCGTCGCGGACGCCCTCGCGATCGCCGCCTCGCTGGCCGTCGGCGCGGCGCTGCTGTGGTATCCCGAGTGGTACGTCATCGACAGCGCGGGCGTGTTGATGGGGGCCGGTGCCGCCGCACTCTTTGGCATCAGCTTCGGGCTCCTCCCGGCGTTGCTCCTCCTCTCGGTCCTCGCCGTCTACGACGCGATCAGCGTCTACGGCACCGAACACATGCTGGACCTCGCCGAAGGCGTGATGGATCTCAAGATTCCCGTCGTCCTCGTCGTGCCGACGACCCTCTCGTACTCCTATCTCGCCGCCGACAGCACGGACGACGTCCTCGAGGACGGCGGAGCCGAGACCGCCGTCGACGACGACGCGACTGCGAATGCGGATCCCGAAACCGGGACGAGTGACGATGCCGAGACGGAGGCCCTCGAGCGCGACGCGCTGTTCATCGGCCTCGGGGACGCCGTTATTCCGACGATCCTCGTCGCCAGCGCGGCCGCCTTCCTCGAGGTCGACCCGCTCGCGGTTCCCGGTCTCGCGTTGAACCTGCCGGCACTCGGCGCGGCCTTCGGAACGATCGCCGGACTGCTCGTGCTCATGTACATGGTGCTCGAGGGACGAGCCCACGCCGGCTTGCCGCTGCTCAACGGCGGTGCGATCGGTGGCTATCTGCTCGGCGCGCTCGCGAGCGGGCTCTCGCTCGCGACCGCGATCGGTCTCTAG
- a CDS encoding ATP-binding cassette domain-containing protein, with protein MIGSVRAETDDERGSRLEPATITVDDCSLSFGDLSVLEDVSLTIEPGEFVGFVGPNGAGKTTLLRLVSGALEPDSGTVTVDGVDVHGVSSRASSRLVSVVPQDTTLSFSFPVRDVVEMGRYPHRSRFSPPTPGDRAAVERALERTRTAELAERPIDEVSGGQRQRVVLARAIAQETPVMLLDEPTASLDVNHQVETLELVRELVDEGRTVVAAIHDLDLAARYCDRLVMLADGSVARDGPPSNVLTGGALAASFDANAVVTPNPVTGTETVTAFAADREAAPLADRVHVLGSGSTAAGVVARLAAAGIAVSLGPVSSGDAATETARSLGVETIEVDPFAGLSAGDRSAVERSVRDADVAVLADFVAGGGSEAILEALDESVPLVCVETRPFAERNFAGKDAREGYEACRERANNSTVEGVLEAIGDASAASSQSQSQSQSRSSNESTADD; from the coding sequence ATGATCGGTTCCGTACGAGCGGAGACCGACGACGAACGCGGCTCGAGACTCGAGCCCGCGACGATCACCGTCGACGACTGCTCGCTGTCGTTCGGCGACCTCTCGGTACTCGAGGACGTCTCGCTCACGATCGAACCCGGCGAGTTCGTCGGCTTCGTCGGGCCGAACGGGGCCGGGAAGACCACGCTACTTCGACTCGTCAGCGGCGCGCTCGAGCCCGATTCGGGAACGGTCACGGTCGACGGCGTCGACGTTCACGGCGTGTCGTCGCGGGCCTCGAGCCGACTCGTCTCCGTCGTTCCGCAGGACACGACGCTCTCGTTTTCCTTCCCCGTGCGCGACGTCGTCGAGATGGGGCGGTATCCACACCGCTCGCGGTTCTCCCCGCCGACGCCCGGGGACCGCGCCGCGGTCGAGCGGGCACTCGAGCGGACGCGGACGGCCGAACTGGCCGAACGGCCGATCGACGAGGTCAGCGGCGGCCAGCGCCAGCGGGTCGTGCTGGCGCGCGCGATCGCTCAGGAGACGCCGGTCATGCTGCTCGACGAGCCGACGGCGAGCCTCGACGTCAACCACCAGGTCGAGACGCTCGAGCTGGTCCGCGAACTGGTCGACGAGGGGCGGACCGTGGTCGCCGCCATCCACGACCTGGACCTGGCGGCGCGCTACTGCGATCGGCTCGTGATGCTCGCCGACGGCTCGGTCGCACGAGACGGGCCACCCTCGAACGTGTTGACCGGCGGCGCGCTCGCGGCGTCGTTCGACGCGAACGCAGTCGTCACGCCGAATCCGGTGACGGGGACCGAAACGGTGACCGCCTTCGCCGCGGACCGCGAGGCGGCACCGCTCGCGGATCGCGTGCACGTGCTGGGTTCCGGGTCGACCGCCGCCGGCGTCGTCGCCCGACTCGCGGCTGCGGGAATCGCGGTCTCGCTCGGCCCCGTCTCGAGCGGCGACGCGGCGACCGAAACGGCGCGCTCGCTCGGCGTGGAGACGATCGAGGTCGACCCGTTCGCGGGGCTCTCGGCGGGAGACCGATCGGCCGTCGAGCGGTCGGTTCGGGACGCCGACGTCGCGGTACTCGCGGATTTCGTCGCCGGCGGCGGGAGCGAGGCGATTCTCGAGGCGCTCGACGAGTCGGTTCCGCTCGTCTGCGTCGAGACGCGGCCGTTCGCCGAGCGGAATTTCGCCGGGAAGGACGCTCGCGAGGGCTACGAAGCGTGTCGAGAACGGGCGAACAACTCGACCGTCGAGGGCGTGCTCGAGGCAATCGGCGACGCGAGCGCGGCCTCGTCGCAGTCGCAGTCACAGTCGCAGTCACGGTCGTCGAACGAATCGACTGCCGACGACTGA
- a CDS encoding H/ACA ribonucleoprotein complex subunit GAR1 gives MRRVGAVVRTAQGLAVLRADDADGTDGDGDDAFRDEIGTMVLDDSLEEVGRVVDVFGPVSRPYLAVTPDDDVHLPSLVGSTLYAR, from the coding sequence ATGCGCCGGGTTGGCGCAGTCGTCCGCACCGCACAGGGCCTCGCCGTCCTGCGGGCGGACGACGCTGACGGGACCGACGGCGACGGCGACGACGCGTTCCGCGACGAAATCGGCACCATGGTCCTCGACGACTCCCTCGAGGAGGTCGGCCGCGTCGTCGACGTCTTCGGTCCGGTCTCGAGGCCGTATCTGGCGGTGACACCGGACGACGATGTCCACCTGCCGTCGCTGGTCGGTTCGACGCTGTACGCGCGGTAG